From Staphylothermus hellenicus DSM 12710, a single genomic window includes:
- a CDS encoding deoxyribonuclease: MARHKARKHKWNPYTSEVQRFSVYPRIQTPREESVRVGETFTVPINDVDEKGRGITSYRGKRIIVYNASLGSKVRVKAVKVVGDTIYAQIIKTLSEADTEY; encoded by the coding sequence GTGGCTAGGCATAAAGCAAGAAAACATAAATGGAACCCATATACAAGCGAGGTCCAACGCTTCAGTGTTTATCCTAGAATACAAACACCAAGAGAGGAATCAGTTAGGGTCGGGGAAACATTTACTGTTCCTATAAACGATGTCGATGAGAAAGGTAGAGGGATAACATCTTACAGAGGTAAAAGGATCATAGTATATAATGCGAGTTTAGGATCCAAAGTTAGAGTTAAAGCAGTAAAAGTAGTTGGCGACACAATATATGCACAAATAATTAAAACACTTAGTGAAGCGGATACAGAGTATTAG
- a CDS encoding adenosine-specific kinase, giving the protein MNSNIKIHVLDIPVPKGTNIIIGRSHFIKTVEDIYEALATSVPGIKFGLAFIEASGKRLIRWEANDEDLKKHAIDSALKIGAGHVFVLYIKNAWPINILNTLKHVQEVVNIYVATANPVQVIVAETDQGRAVIGVVDGYTPLGVEGDDDRRERHEFLRKIGYKK; this is encoded by the coding sequence ATGAATTCGAATATTAAAATCCATGTCCTCGATATTCCGGTTCCTAAGGGTACAAACATAATTATTGGTAGAAGCCATTTTATTAAGACTGTAGAGGATATATATGAAGCCCTCGCAACAAGTGTTCCTGGAATAAAGTTTGGTTTAGCATTTATCGAGGCTAGTGGTAAGAGATTGATTAGGTGGGAAGCCAATGATGAGGACTTAAAGAAACATGCTATTGATTCTGCTTTAAAGATTGGTGCTGGCCACGTATTTGTATTGTATATTAAGAATGCTTGGCCAATAAATATATTGAATACGTTGAAACATGTCCAAGAAGTTGTCAACATATATGTAGCTACAGCTAATCCTGTCCAGGTTATTGTGGCGGAAACTGATCAGGGAAGGGCTGTTATTGGAGTAGTGGATGGATATACTCCTCTAGGAGTAGAAGGAGACGATGATCGTAGGGAGAGACATGAATTCTTAAGAAAAATTGGCTATAAAAAATGA
- a CDS encoding purine-nucleoside phosphorylase, which produces MNEKTLPHIKAKPGEIAENVIAVGDPGRVKILAELLDDYKVVNEHRGLLVITGNYKDIRVSIATHGMGCPSAAIVFEELGMLGARKITRLGTAGGMREDLEIGDIVVATGAAYTRGGCGLGQYMPEACAPTSPDPVLTTKIMEKLSGTGTRFYSGPVFSSDAFYAEDPGFAKKWSSRGVIAVEMEAAILFALGWMRGWRTAAVLVISDNLLSEKEEFATSEELKEKINIAAKAVLEAYRSLK; this is translated from the coding sequence ATGAATGAGAAAACACTTCCACACATAAAAGCAAAGCCTGGAGAAATAGCTGAAAACGTTATAGCAGTAGGCGATCCTGGAAGAGTAAAGATTCTAGCAGAACTATTAGATGACTATAAAGTAGTTAATGAGCATCGAGGATTACTTGTTATAACAGGTAATTACAAGGATATACGAGTATCCATTGCAACACATGGAATGGGTTGTCCCTCAGCAGCTATAGTATTCGAAGAACTAGGAATGCTTGGAGCTAGGAAAATTACGAGGCTCGGAACAGCAGGAGGTATGAGGGAGGATTTAGAGATAGGAGATATAGTAGTAGCTACTGGAGCAGCATATACGAGGGGCGGTTGTGGCCTAGGACAATACATGCCTGAAGCATGCGCGCCCACCTCTCCCGACCCAGTATTAACCACTAAGATCATGGAGAAACTAAGCGGAACAGGTACTAGATTCTACTCTGGACCAGTATTTAGTAGTGATGCCTTCTATGCTGAAGATCCAGGTTTTGCCAAGAAATGGAGTAGTAGAGGAGTTATAGCGGTTGAAATGGAAGCAGCAATACTTTTCGCGCTAGGATGGATGCGGGGGTGGAGAACAGCCGCTGTATTGGTTATAAGCGATAATTTATTATCGGAAAAAGAAGAATTCGCTACAAGCGAGGAGCTCAAAGAAAAAATAAATATAGCGGCAAAAGCTGTTCTAGAAGCATACCGGTCCCTTAAGTAG
- the cysS gene encoding cysteine--tRNA ligase codes for MYEIKLYNTLTRKIEEFKPVSPGFVKMYVCGPTVYDYNHIGHGRVYVVYDALKRYFALRGYHVIHVMNITDIDDKIINRANREKRDWREVAETYTRDYLESLRKLNVKVDLHPRVTEHIKEIIEFIQTLIDKGYAYIAPSGSVYFEVDKYPEYGELSGRTNKELWSQEKEFISEKKKPYDFALWKAWKPGEPYWEAPWGRGRPGWHIECSVMSSRYLGKQFDIHGGGTDLIFPHHENERAQSEAAFGVKPWVKYWVHTGMVMMGSEKMSKSLGNIIPLREAFKEWGPETLRLWYLTSHYRRPLVFTEESIKQTQKYYERLVSVTNTIKKLSREAVGLHRMNDEDLKILDKLLEIRSRFHEALSNDFNTPQALAVISEFMTLVFKEIQYNPKYMLVLTAYKLLREFNIVLGVLDKYLAETPEELETLLDNVINIVVDIRRELRERKLYDLADRIRAELGKHGIILMDRGKETTWMRRK; via the coding sequence TTGTATGAGATCAAACTATATAATACGTTGACTAGGAAGATCGAGGAATTTAAACCAGTGTCTCCTGGATTCGTTAAAATGTATGTTTGTGGACCGACAGTATATGATTATAACCATATAGGTCATGGAAGAGTATATGTTGTATATGATGCGTTAAAGAGATACTTTGCTCTCAGAGGATACCATGTTATTCACGTGATGAATATTACCGATATAGACGATAAGATCATTAATAGAGCAAATAGGGAAAAACGTGATTGGAGAGAAGTAGCTGAAACCTATACAAGAGATTATCTTGAAAGCCTCAGAAAATTAAATGTAAAAGTTGATCTTCATCCTCGAGTAACAGAGCATATTAAAGAAATCATTGAGTTCATCCAGACACTAATAGATAAAGGATACGCATATATTGCTCCAAGCGGAAGCGTCTATTTTGAAGTAGACAAGTATCCTGAATATGGAGAATTATCCGGGAGAACCAACAAGGAGCTGTGGAGCCAGGAAAAAGAATTTATTAGTGAGAAAAAGAAACCATACGATTTCGCATTATGGAAGGCATGGAAACCCGGAGAACCATACTGGGAAGCTCCGTGGGGTAGGGGGAGGCCGGGATGGCATATTGAATGTAGCGTTATGAGCTCCAGATATTTAGGTAAACAATTCGATATTCATGGTGGAGGAACAGATCTTATATTTCCACACCATGAGAATGAAAGAGCACAGAGCGAAGCAGCATTTGGTGTTAAGCCATGGGTAAAGTACTGGGTTCACACCGGAATGGTTATGATGGGCAGTGAGAAAATGAGCAAGAGTCTGGGAAACATTATACCATTAAGGGAAGCATTCAAGGAATGGGGTCCTGAAACACTGAGGCTATGGTATTTGACAAGTCATTATAGGAGGCCACTAGTATTTACTGAGGAATCAATAAAGCAGACACAGAAATACTATGAGAGACTTGTTTCAGTAACCAATACGATTAAGAAGTTGAGTAGAGAAGCGGTAGGTCTTCATAGAATGAACGATGAAGACTTAAAGATTCTCGATAAACTATTAGAGATCAGGTCGAGATTTCATGAAGCATTATCAAATGATTTCAATACACCGCAAGCATTAGCTGTAATAAGCGAGTTTATGACTCTGGTGTTTAAAGAGATACAATATAATCCTAAATACATGCTAGTACTCACCGCTTACAAATTATTAAGGGAGTTCAATATAGTGCTAGGAGTTCTAGATAAATACTTGGCTGAAACACCTGAAGAACTAGAAACGCTTCTAGACAATGTGATCAATATTGTTGTAGATATTCGGAGGGAGCTTCGTGAAAGAAAACTATATGACCTAGCTGATCGTATAAGGGCAGAGCTGGGAAAACATGGAATAATACTTATGGATCGGGGAAAGGAAACAACGTGGATGAGGAGGAAATAA
- a CDS encoding recombinase RecB, whose translation MVLSAKRKWRSSEEIALQFLEQQGFRIIDRHVKVKIEGVEVSEIDAVVEDGKGEKYAVEIKAGTIDVNGIRQAYVNAQLVGYKPLIVAKGFADDSAAALAEKLGIKVYQLKDYYLVEAEELETLVKASINNIIQELLDTLLTEKKLGPEEYDFLEKMATTKTIKELADKQNITINDVARKIRRLQKKGILSYKHKNYQYLRLEAQLLILRENINRAINKLNLILDQISNLLKTPKNQP comes from the coding sequence TTGGTTTTATCAGCTAAACGTAAATGGAGGAGCAGCGAAGAAATAGCTCTCCAGTTCCTAGAACAACAAGGATTTAGGATCATAGATAGACACGTCAAGGTAAAAATAGAAGGTGTAGAAGTATCTGAGATCGATGCTGTGGTGGAGGATGGAAAAGGCGAGAAATACGCTGTAGAAATCAAGGCTGGAACAATTGATGTAAACGGTATAAGACAAGCATATGTGAACGCACAGCTAGTAGGATATAAGCCCCTCATAGTGGCTAAGGGATTCGCAGATGACTCAGCAGCAGCTTTAGCAGAGAAGCTTGGAATCAAGGTTTACCAGTTAAAAGACTACTATCTAGTAGAAGCAGAAGAACTAGAAACACTTGTAAAAGCTTCGATAAACAATATTATACAAGAACTACTAGACACATTGTTAACAGAGAAAAAACTAGGTCCTGAAGAATATGATTTCCTAGAAAAAATGGCTACTACTAAAACAATAAAGGAACTAGCAGATAAACAGAACATAACAATAAATGATGTGGCAAGAAAAATAAGGAGGCTACAGAAAAAAGGTATACTAAGCTATAAACATAAAAACTACCAATATCTACGCCTAGAAGCACAACTACTCATCCTCCGAGAAAACATAAATAGAGCAATAAACAAGCTCAACCTCATATTAGACCAGATAAGCAACTTATTAAAAACACCGAAAAACCAGCCATAA
- a CDS encoding glycosyltransferase family 1 protein, with product MANKNILFLSRECGFIDNFIYDKLVKEKFSVEYADLTSVYEHIKGLGLVKRFRIFFKLLLEMIKRANSYDFIICSPVDSWFLSQVFSLVISRPRKTVIIIPPSPKHIFGLLRLFKLYLFRFSLFLLGLLGVSTLLVFTTPYEKEYLETVIRSRNYIYIPLIEPRVSMVRELIYSDKPLIIISYDDWINDQVFHNALETFRELGVQVRYVIVSSKPIIHACNGNYNAICIISDDISEIIKHSTLVIVKRANPESNRILVEAIMNGRPVISSKKIGMAYIYSDTGLIVFLSKWALETFTDTVLKILNRIDYFKKVSLKNIPKPLKSDYGIYILIDFLEN from the coding sequence ATGGCTAATAAGAATATATTGTTTTTATCTAGAGAATGTGGTTTCATAGATAATTTTATCTATGATAAGCTTGTGAAGGAAAAGTTTAGTGTTGAATACGCTGATCTTACAAGTGTTTATGAACATATCAAGGGCTTAGGACTAGTTAAGCGTTTTAGAATATTTTTTAAACTGCTCCTAGAAATGATTAAGCGAGCTAATAGTTACGATTTCATCATATGTTCTCCTGTGGATTCATGGTTTCTATCTCAAGTTTTCAGCCTAGTTATTTCTAGGCCGAGAAAAACCGTGATCATAATACCGCCGAGCCCGAAGCACATATTTGGTTTATTGAGGCTGTTTAAACTATACTTGTTTAGATTTTCCTTGTTCCTACTAGGATTATTGGGAGTAAGCACTCTATTAGTATTCACTACGCCCTATGAGAAAGAATACTTGGAGACCGTTATTAGGAGCCGTAATTACATATATATACCGCTGATAGAGCCCCGCGTATCTATGGTTAGAGAACTTATTTATAGTGATAAGCCATTAATAATTATCTCCTATGATGATTGGATAAATGATCAAGTGTTCCATAATGCTTTAGAAACGTTTAGAGAACTCGGCGTGCAAGTTAGATATGTTATAGTTAGTTCTAAACCTATAATTCATGCATGTAATGGAAACTACAATGCCATATGTATAATTAGCGATGATATCTCCGAGATCATAAAACATTCCACATTAGTTATTGTAAAGAGAGCTAATCCAGAATCAAATAGAATACTTGTAGAAGCAATAATGAATGGTAGACCAGTTATTTCCTCTAAGAAAATAGGAATGGCCTACATATATAGTGATACTGGGCTCATAGTATTTCTTAGTAAATGGGCCTTGGAGACATTCACAGATACTGTACTAAAAATTCTAAATAGAATAGACTACTTCAAAAAAGTAAGTTTAAAGAATATTCCCAAACCTCTGAAAAGCGATTATGGCATATATATCCTAATAGACTTCCTAGAGAATTAA
- a CDS encoding radical SAM protein, with the protein MTNILQLKKQLRKTIASKLTSKEIREAIRDHHARRKPRPCGMTIHTGIGCSLRCTYCYIEDMGFNWIAKPYPLTGLQLVYALLYNPYFVPGEYGTLIAMGSVTEPFLGVTREKTFEYIEAIATYLKNPIQFSTKMYLTRRDAYRLKQLDPGISPLITIVTIRYKDKLEPLAPPPEKRFETIKNLRSKGLKPILFLRPIIPGIIEEEYVEILEKARDSGAVGVVVGSLRVTNRILDRLRKAGLDIGEIIRRLPRKPRGNEQVPINTRDLKEEIIRYARKIGLVAFPEACMANIYTHGRICWKMIHHKIVVPGVEPPQISIDELKKIAEENNVVLKKATRKKYFIKMLLEGDRISKALFSEYVKCRFGYCVKILRSK; encoded by the coding sequence TTGACGAATATACTTCAACTGAAAAAACAATTAAGAAAAACTATAGCTTCAAAGCTTACATCTAAAGAAATACGTGAAGCTATAAGAGATCATCATGCTAGGAGAAAACCCAGGCCTTGTGGAATGACCATACATACAGGCATAGGGTGTAGTCTTAGATGTACTTATTGCTACATAGAAGATATGGGGTTTAACTGGATAGCTAAACCATATCCATTAACAGGTTTACAACTAGTATACGCGCTACTATATAACCCATACTTTGTACCTGGAGAATATGGAACATTAATAGCGATGGGATCAGTAACCGAGCCATTTCTCGGGGTAACTCGTGAAAAAACATTTGAATACATAGAAGCCATTGCAACCTATCTAAAAAATCCAATACAGTTCTCAACAAAAATGTATCTAACCAGAAGAGATGCTTATAGATTAAAACAATTAGATCCAGGCATATCTCCACTAATAACAATAGTAACTATTAGATACAAGGATAAACTAGAACCACTTGCTCCACCACCCGAGAAAAGATTTGAAACAATAAAAAATCTTCGAAGCAAAGGATTAAAACCGATCTTATTTCTTAGACCAATAATACCGGGAATTATAGAGGAAGAATATGTGGAGATCTTGGAGAAAGCTAGGGATAGTGGAGCCGTAGGAGTTGTTGTGGGTTCGTTGAGGGTTACAAACAGAATACTTGATAGACTGAGAAAGGCAGGGTTAGATATAGGAGAAATAATTCGTAGGCTCCCTAGGAAACCACGTGGTAATGAACAAGTTCCAATAAATACTAGGGACTTGAAAGAAGAAATAATTAGATATGCTAGAAAAATAGGATTAGTAGCCTTTCCAGAAGCTTGTATGGCTAATATCTATACACATGGACGCATATGCTGGAAAATGATACATCATAAAATAGTTGTTCCAGGAGTAGAGCCTCCCCAAATAAGTATTGATGAATTGAAAAAGATTGCCGAAGAAAACAATGTTGTTCTTAAAAAAGCTACTAGGAAGAAATATTTTATAAAAATGCTCCTCGAAGGAGACCGTATTAGTAAAGCATTGTTTTCAGAATATGTGAAATGCAGGTTTGGATACTGTGTGAAAATACTGAGATCAAAGTAG
- a CDS encoding isopentenyl phosphate kinase, whose amino-acid sequence MSINRDHDNVVFVKLGGSFITYKDKPYSINYAALKKTVDILSSVYGKTRLLLGNGGGSFAHFVVEKYKMYDEKILLVNCHRATRLLNSIIVDYLLDHGLLVSTMQTSAIIYGGKRGFVSFIKPLKYLLRNNIIPSIYGECIIDENQAVRIVSTEEVFSILAEHIKVSRIVLLTDVEGVFTCDPKRCEDAELIPRIDRNNIDTVLSRLKETMYMDETGSIYGKVKYMASLSKKLRIPVFIVSGHDVENAVNAILYGKVLRGTVIDMS is encoded by the coding sequence TTGAGTATTAATAGGGATCACGATAATGTCGTTTTTGTCAAATTAGGGGGAAGCTTTATTACATATAAGGATAAACCCTATAGTATCAATTATGCCGCTCTGAAGAAGACTGTTGATATTTTAAGCAGTGTTTATGGCAAGACCAGATTATTGCTTGGAAATGGTGGCGGAAGCTTTGCTCATTTCGTTGTAGAAAAATATAAGATGTATGATGAGAAGATTTTACTAGTTAATTGTCATAGAGCTACTCGATTATTAAACTCTATAATAGTTGATTACTTATTGGATCATGGATTACTTGTTTCAACCATGCAGACTTCAGCAATAATATATGGTGGGAAAAGAGGTTTTGTATCATTTATTAAGCCGCTGAAGTATTTGTTACGTAACAATATTATTCCAAGCATTTATGGAGAGTGCATTATTGATGAGAACCAAGCTGTTAGGATAGTATCGACTGAGGAGGTTTTCTCTATTCTTGCTGAACATATAAAGGTTTCTAGAATTGTCTTGTTAACGGATGTTGAAGGAGTATTTACCTGTGATCCTAAAAGATGTGAAGACGCAGAACTAATACCTAGAATTGACAGGAACAATATAGATACTGTTCTATCCAGGCTTAAGGAGACAATGTATATGGATGAAACTGGAAGTATTTATGGGAAAGTAAAGTATATGGCTAGTCTCTCTAAAAAGCTGAGAATACCTGTATTTATTGTATCGGGACACGATGTTGAGAATGCTGTAAACGCTATATTGTATGGTAAAGTATTGAGGGGTACTGTAATAGATATGAGCTAA